From Calditrichota bacterium, the proteins below share one genomic window:
- the miaB gene encoding tRNA (N6-isopentenyl adenosine(37)-C2)-methylthiotransferase MiaB, producing MKKVYFETYGCQMNKYDSELVAGILGQQGYELTDKADESDLILINTCSVREHAETRVFGRLDALRQLKKEKQELVIGVMGCMAARLKDGISENKPFVNFVVSPDNYRSIPQILQQIENNGGDSHFTLAEFNEYEDYGDLFPSHTRGVNAWVAIMRGCNNFCSYCIVPYVRGRERSRKLDHVIAEVERLARQNYKEITLLGQNVNSYHDGEFDFADLIRRAANVSGIERVRFATSHPKDLSDKLIDAIAGHQKICNHIHLPVQAGSDKILKAMNRRYTREHYFGLVERARAKIENLGLYTDIIVGFAGETEKDFLATVDLIKRIEFDGAFIFKYSPRAGTAAARLQETLSEEEKVERLQYLNGIQDEISLKKNRKLIGKIETVLVEGPSKKAKPNQLMGRTDSNKIVVFDSAAPMENVLVDVRIVDVKGHTLFGELLKN from the coding sequence ATGAAGAAAGTCTATTTTGAAACTTATGGCTGCCAGATGAACAAGTATGATTCCGAACTGGTAGCCGGGATTTTAGGACAGCAAGGGTACGAGCTGACGGACAAAGCAGACGAGTCGGATTTAATTTTGATCAATACATGCAGTGTGCGGGAACATGCGGAAACGCGTGTGTTTGGCAGATTAGATGCGCTCAGGCAATTGAAAAAAGAAAAGCAGGAATTGGTCATCGGCGTGATGGGCTGCATGGCTGCGCGTCTGAAAGACGGCATTAGCGAAAATAAGCCGTTTGTGAATTTTGTCGTCAGCCCGGATAACTATCGCTCGATTCCGCAGATTTTGCAGCAGATTGAAAACAACGGCGGTGACAGTCATTTTACGCTGGCGGAATTCAATGAGTACGAAGATTACGGCGATCTTTTTCCGTCGCACACCAGGGGAGTGAATGCCTGGGTGGCGATCATGCGCGGCTGCAATAATTTTTGTTCGTATTGTATCGTTCCCTATGTACGAGGCAGAGAGCGTAGTAGAAAGTTAGACCATGTCATCGCTGAAGTTGAGCGATTGGCTCGGCAGAATTACAAAGAAATCACGCTGCTGGGCCAGAACGTCAATTCCTACCATGACGGTGAATTTGATTTTGCTGATTTGATTCGTCGTGCTGCAAATGTTTCTGGGATTGAGCGCGTGCGATTTGCTACGTCGCATCCCAAAGATTTGTCGGACAAGTTGATTGACGCCATTGCCGGCCACCAGAAAATTTGTAATCACATTCATTTGCCGGTTCAGGCGGGTTCGGATAAAATTTTGAAGGCGATGAACCGCCGCTACACGCGGGAACATTATTTTGGACTGGTCGAACGAGCGCGAGCGAAGATTGAAAATTTAGGGCTTTATACGGACATCATCGTCGGTTTTGCCGGCGAGACAGAAAAAGATTTTCTGGCGACGGTCGATTTAATCAAAAGAATTGAATTCGACGGCGCTTTTATTTTCAAATATTCTCCGCGCGCGGGCACTGCTGCGGCACGTTTGCAGGAAACTTTGAGCGAGGAAGAGAAGGTTGAACGATTGCAATATCTGAATGGAATTCAGGATGAAATTTCTCTGAAAAAAAATCGGAAATTAATTGGAAAAATTGAGACAGTTCTCGTTGAAGGCCCGAGCAAAAAAGCAAAGCCGAATCAGTTAATGGGCAGAACTGATTCCAATAAAATTGTTGTATTCGATAGCGCGGCTCCAATGGAAAATGTGCTTGTCGATGTACGCATTGTTGATGTGAAAGGCCATACTCTTTTTGGTGAACTCTTGAAAAATTGA
- the mtaB gene encoding tRNA (N(6)-L-threonylcarbamoyladenosine(37)-C(2))-methylthiotransferase MtaB has translation MKKISFYTLGCKLNQSESAIMAEQFREQGYEVVPFGKKADVCVINTCTVTAKTDYRCRQMIRRAKKLAPDAKIAVVGCYAQLHPETIREIEGVDFILGSDRKFDLLPMLETIADANEAIVEKSDNKQFQAPASGYFWNHTRGFLKIQDGCDNFCAYCAVPLARGRSRSDHPDEILAHAEKLVAAGHRELVLTGVHIGMYGKDLQPPVTLLDVIKNLEKIDGLERIRLSSLEPNEINDALLEHIANSEKICRHLHVPLQSGDDEILKRMRRLYRRQDFVEIIQKIKFYLPHCGLGTDVIVGFPGETEEHFQNTVEIIESLPFTYLHVFSYSVRPGTAAAKFSEQVDSETIKRRSETLRKIGKQKKQEFYRSFVGKTVRVLWETKTEDGWMTGLTAEYVRAKAKADLKFVNKFAYLKVEKAREDFVLGAIVDFDSVKR, from the coding sequence ATGAAGAAGATTAGTTTTTACACCTTAGGCTGCAAATTAAACCAGTCCGAATCAGCGATCATGGCGGAGCAATTTCGCGAACAAGGGTACGAGGTAGTCCCTTTCGGTAAAAAAGCCGATGTCTGCGTCATCAACACCTGCACGGTGACGGCGAAGACTGACTATCGCTGCCGCCAGATGATCAGACGGGCGAAAAAATTGGCGCCGGACGCAAAAATTGCTGTTGTCGGCTGCTATGCGCAGTTGCATCCGGAGACGATTCGGGAGATCGAGGGCGTGGATTTCATTTTGGGCAGTGACCGGAAATTCGATCTTTTGCCCATGCTGGAAACAATCGCTGACGCAAACGAAGCCATCGTTGAAAAATCTGACAACAAACAATTTCAGGCGCCGGCGAGCGGCTATTTCTGGAATCACACGCGGGGATTTTTGAAAATTCAGGACGGCTGCGATAATTTTTGTGCCTACTGCGCCGTCCCCCTGGCGCGAGGCAGGAGCCGCAGCGATCATCCGGACGAGATTCTGGCTCATGCCGAGAAATTGGTCGCCGCCGGACATCGTGAATTGGTGTTGACCGGCGTACACATTGGCATGTACGGAAAAGATTTGCAGCCCCCAGTTACTTTGCTGGACGTGATTAAAAATCTGGAGAAAATTGACGGACTGGAGCGAATTCGTTTGAGCTCGCTGGAGCCGAACGAGATCAATGATGCGCTTTTGGAGCATATTGCCAATTCGGAAAAAATATGCCGTCATTTGCATGTTCCGCTGCAAAGCGGAGATGATGAAATTTTGAAGCGCATGAGGAGGCTTTACCGCAGGCAGGATTTTGTTGAAATCATCCAAAAGATTAAATTTTACTTGCCGCATTGCGGTCTGGGCACGGACGTAATTGTCGGTTTCCCTGGCGAGACAGAAGAACATTTTCAGAACACCGTGGAGATCATCGAAAGCTTACCGTTCACTTATTTGCATGTTTTCAGCTACTCAGTGCGTCCGGGAACTGCCGCGGCAAAATTTTCCGAACAGGTGGATTCTGAAACCATCAAGCGCAGAAGCGAAACGCTCAGAAAAATAGGCAAGCAAAAGAAACAGGAATTTTATCGTTCATTTGTCGGCAAAACTGTGCGTGTACTCTGGGAGACCAAGACAGAAGACGGTTGGATGACCGGATTGACTGCCGAATATGTCCGGGCGAAAGCAAAAGCGGATTTGAAATTTGTGAACAAGTTTGCCTATTTGAAAGTTGAGAAAGCGAGGGAGGATTTTGTTTTGGGAGCAATTGTGGATTTTGATTCAGTTAAGAGATAG
- the rpsA gene encoding 30S ribosomal protein S1, which yields MADLTDDQSQNINPEIEDEKEVLEGGDSTNANEPTQEETATPERRVYKLEELTEEKEYSDDEFEELQKLYEDTISDFVEGELVVGKILAISDKEVTVDIGFKSEGTVPLEEFSNRDELKAGDDVEVFLENIEDVDGQLILSRKKVDFIHNWERIVNSYESGEILQGRCMRRIKGGIVVDLGGVDAFLPGSQIDVKPIRDFDAFIGQTLDFKVVKVNQRRKNIVVSHRALVEEEMKEQREKILENLEKGQILEGTVKNITDFGVFIDLGGVDGLLHINDLSWGRINHPSEIVSLDQTIKVKVLDFNDEKNRISLGLKQLQPHPWENVADKYPVGSVVKGKVVNISDYGAFVELEKGVEGLIHISEMSWTQHIKHPSKVVTVGEIVETKILNIDPEDKKISLGLKQLEPDPWDSLEDKYPVASRHEGIVRNLTNFGAFIELEEGIDGLIHISDLSWTKKIRHPGEVLKKGDTVEVVVLNVDRENRRISLGYKQTTDNPWDTLESKYSPGTVTKGKIVRLIEKGVIVELPDIVDGFVPLSHLTKPNLKKPADGYKVDDELELCVLEFNKDAKKIVLSENVDYALSLLHQKETVAAVPEEKEVGELFAESAKETKSKEAVKEKTEAAPEAAEITEAEAPSEETKAEAEKAAETTSETEEKAEEAKPEEKTTPKTKKAKAEPEPVTETPAEEKKEEVSPESAEAAEKKPAKKAAKKTTTKKTTRKKKTEEKPAEGADEQAEKSEDAAAETDTEKPE from the coding sequence ATGGCAGATTTAACCGATGATCAATCTCAGAACATTAATCCTGAGATTGAAGACGAGAAAGAGGTTCTGGAGGGAGGTGATTCAACAAACGCTAACGAGCCAACCCAAGAAGAAACAGCGACACCTGAACGGAGAGTTTACAAGTTGGAGGAGTTGACAGAAGAGAAAGAATATTCGGACGATGAATTTGAAGAACTCCAAAAACTTTATGAAGATACAATCAGCGATTTCGTCGAGGGCGAGCTGGTCGTTGGGAAAATTCTGGCAATCAGTGATAAAGAAGTCACTGTTGATATTGGATTTAAATCAGAAGGAACCGTTCCGTTAGAAGAGTTTTCCAATCGCGATGAACTCAAAGCTGGCGACGACGTTGAAGTATTTTTGGAAAACATCGAGGATGTGGACGGACAATTGATTCTGTCCCGCAAGAAAGTCGATTTTATTCACAACTGGGAGCGGATTGTCAATTCTTACGAGAGCGGCGAGATTTTGCAGGGACGATGCATGAGACGAATCAAAGGCGGTATTGTGGTTGATCTCGGCGGCGTGGATGCATTTCTCCCCGGATCGCAGATTGACGTGAAACCAATTCGCGATTTTGACGCTTTCATCGGCCAGACGCTGGATTTTAAGGTTGTGAAAGTGAATCAACGACGCAAGAATATCGTTGTTTCTCACCGCGCTTTGGTCGAAGAGGAAATGAAAGAACAGCGCGAAAAGATTCTCGAAAATCTGGAAAAAGGACAGATTCTGGAAGGAACAGTCAAAAATATTACCGATTTTGGCGTGTTCATCGATCTCGGCGGCGTAGATGGCTTGTTGCATATCAATGACCTATCCTGGGGGCGCATCAACCATCCGTCTGAAATCGTCTCGCTCGATCAAACGATCAAAGTGAAAGTGCTCGATTTCAACGATGAAAAGAACCGAATTTCGCTGGGCTTGAAGCAATTGCAACCGCATCCGTGGGAAAATGTGGCGGACAAATATCCCGTTGGCTCGGTCGTCAAGGGCAAAGTCGTCAATATTTCCGATTATGGGGCATTTGTCGAGTTGGAAAAAGGAGTGGAAGGATTGATTCATATTTCGGAGATGTCCTGGACTCAGCACATCAAGCATCCGTCCAAAGTCGTGACTGTCGGGGAAATTGTGGAAACGAAAATTTTGAATATCGATCCCGAAGATAAAAAAATATCACTCGGTTTGAAACAATTGGAACCGGATCCGTGGGATAGTTTGGAAGATAAATATCCGGTCGCTTCGCGGCATGAAGGCATTGTGCGGAATCTGACCAATTTTGGCGCCTTTATCGAGTTGGAGGAGGGTATTGACGGGTTGATTCACATTTCCGATTTGTCATGGACAAAGAAAATTCGTCACCCCGGAGAAGTGCTCAAAAAGGGCGACACCGTCGAAGTCGTGGTCCTCAATGTCGATCGCGAAAATCGTCGCATCTCGCTTGGCTACAAGCAAACCACTGATAACCCGTGGGACACATTGGAGAGCAAATACAGTCCGGGAACAGTGACTAAAGGCAAAATCGTTCGCCTGATCGAAAAAGGCGTTATTGTTGAATTACCAGACATTGTCGACGGATTTGTTCCGTTGTCTCATTTGACCAAGCCAAATTTGAAAAAGCCGGCTGATGGTTACAAAGTGGACGATGAATTGGAACTGTGTGTGTTGGAATTTAACAAAGACGCCAAGAAGATCGTTTTGTCCGAGAATGTTGACTATGCATTGAGTTTGCTTCATCAAAAAGAAACGGTCGCCGCTGTTCCCGAAGAGAAAGAAGTCGGGGAGCTTTTTGCCGAATCCGCCAAAGAAACTAAATCCAAGGAAGCGGTGAAGGAAAAAACCGAGGCGGCTCCGGAAGCCGCGGAAATAACTGAAGCTGAAGCCCCGTCAGAGGAAACAAAAGCGGAAGCGGAGAAAGCAGCAGAGACGACTTCGGAAACCGAAGAGAAAGCGGAAGAAGCAAAACCAGAAGAAAAAACAACCCCAAAAACCAAGAAAGCGAAAGCGGAACCGGAACCGGTTACTGAAACTCCGGCTGAAGAAAAGAAGGAAGAAGTTTCCCCCGAATCCGCTGAAGCTGCGGAGAAAAAGCCGGCGAAGAAAGCGGCAAAAAAGACAACAACGAAAAAAACAACGCGCAAGAAAAAGACCGAAGAAAAACCGGCTGAAGGCGCGGATGAACAGGCTGAAAAGTCCGAAGATGCAGCAGCGGAGACGGATACGGAAAAACCGGAATAA
- a CDS encoding 4-hydroxy-3-methylbut-2-enyl diphosphate reductase: protein MMEVRIDPYAGFCPGVRRAIRMIENEIESGEPVAALGALIHNDREIERLKRLGLVAVDQEAFKTGQVDKSKISGRKLFIRAHGVSPQLRQKIESRKIEYLDGTCGLVNRSQRIVEDFYRQGYQIVIVGKKNHPEVEGLLGFCNGEGAVVYQPGDEEKVKLSDKVLLVAQTTIDVARFDYFQKKLEKGVDNLIVKNTICPVVTNRQRHVVEFAASNDVIIFVADVHSSNSQVLFNLCQQRNPRSHFATTPDELKKDWFKGAKTVGLTGGASTPVWQLEEFKQQITKTLTN from the coding sequence GTGATGGAGGTTCGTATTGATCCATACGCAGGTTTTTGTCCCGGAGTGCGCAGGGCGATTCGAATGATTGAAAATGAAATTGAATCGGGCGAGCCAGTCGCGGCGTTGGGGGCTCTGATACATAATGATCGTGAAATTGAACGATTGAAACGGTTGGGATTGGTTGCCGTTGATCAGGAAGCTTTCAAAACGGGGCAGGTTGATAAGAGTAAAATTTCCGGGAGAAAATTGTTCATTCGCGCTCATGGAGTTTCTCCGCAATTGCGCCAAAAAATTGAATCGAGAAAAATCGAATATCTGGATGGGACGTGCGGACTGGTGAATCGCTCGCAGCGGATTGTTGAAGATTTTTACCGGCAAGGATATCAGATTGTCATCGTAGGTAAAAAAAACCATCCGGAAGTGGAGGGATTGCTCGGTTTTTGCAACGGAGAAGGAGCGGTCGTTTATCAACCAGGAGATGAGGAAAAAGTAAAACTTTCAGATAAAGTTTTGTTAGTAGCGCAAACGACGATTGATGTGGCGCGTTTTGACTACTTTCAAAAAAAGTTAGAGAAGGGAGTTGATAATCTTATCGTAAAAAACACAATTTGTCCGGTAGTCACCAATCGGCAGCGTCATGTTGTTGAATTTGCAGCGTCCAACGATGTGATTATTTTTGTCGCGGATGTGCACAGTTCAAATTCACAGGTTTTATTTAATTTGTGTCAGCAAAGAAATCCGCGTTCCCATTTTGCGACGACGCCGGATGAGTTGAAAAAGGATTGGTTCAAGGGCGCGAAAACTGTCGGATTGACCGGCGGGGCGTCAACGCCAGTCTGGCAATTGGAAGAATTCAAACAACAAATCACTAAAACATTAACCAATTAA
- a CDS encoding (d)CMP kinase, translated as MSKDSNVIAIDGPAGSGKSTTARLLARKLGFLYLDTGAMYRALTLKALRRRIDLDSETELEILFENTSIDLLHQNGRLRVLLDGEDVSREIRSAEVSDNVSRVAAKKAVRERMALLQREFAQKGNVIAEGRDIGTVIFPDAKLKIFLVASIEERARRRFKEGNSPSESAKLKEMAENLKKRDEADSGREHSPLLKAADAIEVDTTALTIEQQVDLIAQLWEKKKSEDETRQ; from the coding sequence ATGAGCAAAGATAGTAATGTGATAGCCATCGACGGTCCGGCAGGTTCGGGGAAAAGCACCACCGCCAGACTGCTGGCGCGGAAATTGGGTTTTTTGTATCTGGATACCGGCGCCATGTATCGCGCGTTGACGCTAAAAGCGTTGCGTCGGCGAATTGATTTGGATTCTGAAACAGAGCTGGAAATTTTATTTGAAAATACGTCGATTGATTTGTTGCATCAGAACGGTCGCTTGCGCGTCTTGCTGGACGGCGAGGACGTTTCCAGAGAGATTCGTTCTGCAGAGGTGTCGGATAACGTTTCCAGAGTAGCGGCCAAAAAGGCTGTTCGCGAGCGGATGGCGCTATTGCAGCGGGAATTCGCCCAAAAAGGAAATGTGATCGCCGAGGGGCGCGATATTGGGACGGTGATTTTTCCTGATGCAAAGTTGAAAATTTTCCTTGTGGCGTCTATTGAGGAAAGAGCGCGAAGACGTTTTAAGGAAGGCAATAGCCCAAGCGAATCAGCGAAATTGAAAGAAATGGCGGAGAATTTAAAAAAAAGAGACGAAGCGGACAGCGGGCGAGAACACAGTCCGCTCTTGAAAGCCGCTGACGCAATTGAAGTTGATACGACAGCGCTGACGATTGAGCAGCAAGTCGATCTGATTGCCCAACTCTGGGAAAAGAAGAAAAGTGAGGACGAGACTCGACAGTGA
- a CDS encoding rRNA pseudouridine synthase, which produces MKKRLNKFLSECGVASRRKCDVLIQTGRVTVNNEATVAGVIVDDEKDEIRVDGKRIHLRERKRYILLHKPRGVVTTVSDERGRKTVLDLIPDVGRLFPVGRLDRDSSGALILTNDGELAYGLTHPKFGIEKVYHALLVKPISAANVKKVAAGIMLEDGIAAPAGFRVLNRERTKVELILVEGRNREVRRIFEAVGNRVRRLKRFQFASLKVNKLRPGEYRFLTKNEIKELKNLIDEQR; this is translated from the coding sequence ATGAAGAAGAGACTGAATAAATTTCTCTCCGAGTGCGGTGTTGCTTCCCGACGAAAATGTGACGTGCTCATTCAGACCGGGCGGGTAACTGTGAACAACGAAGCTACCGTAGCGGGCGTTATTGTTGATGATGAAAAAGATGAAATCCGCGTTGACGGAAAGCGAATTCATCTTCGCGAAAGGAAGCGATATATTTTGCTGCACAAACCGCGCGGAGTAGTAACAACGGTTTCAGACGAGCGGGGCAGAAAAACAGTGTTGGATTTGATTCCTGACGTGGGAAGGCTTTTTCCGGTGGGACGTCTGGACCGGGATTCTTCCGGCGCTTTGATTCTGACCAACGACGGCGAATTGGCTTACGGATTGACGCACCCGAAATTTGGGATTGAGAAAGTTTATCACGCATTGTTAGTGAAACCAATTTCTGCGGCGAACGTTAAAAAAGTTGCTGCGGGAATTATGCTGGAGGACGGCATTGCGGCGCCAGCCGGATTTCGTGTTTTGAACCGGGAGCGGACAAAGGTTGAGCTCATTTTAGTGGAAGGTAGAAATCGCGAAGTGCGGCGGATTTTTGAAGCCGTGGGAAATCGCGTGCGGCGGCTGAAACGATTTCAGTTTGCTTCGCTGAAGGTTAACAAATTGCGGCCCGGCGAGTATCGATTTTTGACAAAAAATGAAATAAAAGAGCTGAAAAATTTAATAGATGAGCAAAGATAG
- the scpB gene encoding SMC-Scp complex subunit ScpB: MIDLSKIKPAVEALIFASDGPVTESRIRSVIEELSPSQTQRIVEELNQEYERQNRAFRIQRIGGGFQFVTCAEFAHYIKKYYKGRSRGRLSKAALETLAIIAFKQPISRPEIDLIRGVNSDGVVRTLLERNLIQISGRAETVGHALLYTTTQEFLQHFGINDISELPRPKEIEELLGSAQEELPLDLAESEEIDEKIAEQMSILDGGDELSPEEEQPQNSGEPDEEETE, translated from the coding sequence GTGATTGATTTATCAAAAATAAAACCAGCGGTTGAGGCGTTGATTTTTGCGTCGGACGGACCGGTCACCGAGAGCCGTATTCGGTCAGTGATCGAAGAATTGTCGCCGTCTCAAACGCAGCGGATAGTGGAAGAGTTGAATCAGGAATACGAGCGGCAGAATCGCGCTTTTCGAATTCAACGCATCGGCGGAGGTTTTCAATTTGTCACTTGCGCTGAATTTGCGCATTACATAAAAAAATATTACAAGGGGCGTAGCCGCGGGCGTTTGTCCAAAGCCGCTCTGGAGACTTTGGCGATTATCGCCTTTAAGCAACCCATCAGCCGGCCGGAAATTGATCTGATTCGCGGCGTGAATTCAGATGGCGTGGTGAGAACTTTGTTGGAGAGAAATTTGATTCAGATCTCCGGACGCGCCGAAACTGTGGGGCACGCGCTTTTGTACACCACCACGCAGGAATTTTTGCAGCATTTTGGCATTAATGATATTTCGGAATTGCCAAGGCCCAAGGAAATCGAAGAATTGCTGGGCAGCGCACAGGAGGAATTGCCGCTCGATCTGGCTGAATCCGAAGAAATCGATGAGAAAATAGCGGAACAAATGTCGATTCTCGACGGCGGCGACGAGTTATCGCCGGAGGAAGAGCAGCCGCAAAATTCAGGTGAGCCCGATGAAGAAGAGACTGAATAA
- a CDS encoding segregation/condensation protein A — MAYRVKLRNFEGPLDLLLFLIKKNEVDIYDIPMADITRQYLEYVEIMKLLDLEGASEFILLAATLIRIKARMLLPRPEPEDDEDVIDPRLELVTRLLEYKRFKEVAFKLADFEERRGQLYNRGYLEEFQAPEDDGVELGENVNLFTLVSTFKQVLDRLPKVTYHEIADVKISVDEQIDYVLGQLAENKSISFYDLMIQMGDRLRVVVTFIALLELVRRGLIVMRQSVPFGEIWIARKGD; from the coding sequence ATGGCTTATCGCGTCAAATTGAGAAATTTTGAGGGTCCGCTGGATCTTCTGTTATTTTTAATTAAAAAAAATGAAGTCGATATTTACGATATTCCAATGGCGGACATTACTCGCCAATATTTGGAATATGTGGAAATAATGAAGCTTCTGGATCTGGAAGGCGCGAGCGAATTCATTTTGCTGGCGGCGACGCTGATTCGCATCAAAGCCAGAATGTTGCTGCCCAGACCCGAACCGGAAGATGACGAGGATGTTATCGATCCCCGTCTGGAATTAGTGACCCGTTTGCTGGAGTACAAGCGTTTCAAAGAAGTAGCCTTCAAACTCGCAGATTTTGAAGAACGGCGCGGCCAACTTTACAATCGCGGCTATCTGGAAGAATTTCAAGCGCCGGAAGACGACGGCGTTGAACTGGGCGAGAATGTCAATCTTTTTACGCTGGTTTCCACTTTCAAGCAGGTGCTGGATCGGCTCCCAAAAGTGACGTACCACGAAATCGCGGATGTAAAGATCAGCGTGGACGAGCAAATTGATTATGTCCTCGGTCAGTTGGCTGAAAATAAATCGATTTCATTTTATGATTTGATGATTCAAATGGGCGATCGGTTGCGCGTTGTGGTGACATTTATTGCCTTGCTGGAGTTGGTGAGGCGCGGACTAATTGTTATGCGACAATCGGTTCCCTTCGGTGAAATTTGGATAGCGAGGAAAGGTGATTGA
- the trpS gene encoding tryptophan--tRNA ligase, translating into MKKRILSGMRPTGKLHLGNYVGALENWVKLQGEYENFHLVADWHILTTNLDTSHIEENTIDMVIDWLSAGIDPKESPIFVQSKIKQHAELFLIFSMLVTVPRLERNPTVKEQARDLGLESNMVFGHLGYPVLQAADILLYQAHLVPVGEDQMPHIELTREIARKFNNSYDKVFVIPNGKLTDFARLPGLDGRKMSKSLGNTILLSDPPEEISRKVMRAITDPLKIRLGDPGRPEICNVFTYHRKFNPGETAEIEKDCKSGKLGCVACKKNLAAKLADYLAPFQEKRRYFEQHEDEVRDIIKDGTARARNVAAETMDKVHQAMKIG; encoded by the coding sequence ATGAAAAAACGGATTTTGAGCGGCATGAGGCCTACGGGAAAATTGCATCTGGGAAATTACGTGGGAGCGCTGGAGAACTGGGTCAAATTGCAGGGCGAGTATGAAAATTTTCATCTGGTCGCCGATTGGCACATTTTGACGACAAATCTGGATACTTCTCACATCGAAGAGAATACGATTGACATGGTCATCGACTGGCTCAGCGCTGGGATTGATCCGAAAGAAAGTCCCATTTTTGTACAGTCGAAAATCAAGCAACACGCGGAATTGTTCCTCATATTTTCTATGTTAGTGACGGTTCCCCGGCTGGAACGAAACCCGACGGTGAAAGAGCAAGCGCGAGATCTCGGGCTGGAAAGCAATATGGTGTTTGGCCATTTGGGGTATCCGGTATTGCAGGCGGCGGATATTTTGCTCTATCAGGCGCATCTTGTGCCGGTGGGCGAAGATCAGATGCCGCACATTGAGTTGACGCGAGAGATTGCGCGCAAATTCAACAACAGTTACGACAAAGTGTTTGTCATTCCCAACGGAAAACTGACGGATTTCGCCAGATTGCCCGGGCTTGACGGCAGGAAAATGAGCAAGTCGTTGGGTAATACGATTTTGTTGTCAGATCCGCCAGAGGAAATCTCCAGAAAAGTCATGCGTGCGATCACAGACCCTCTGAAAATCCGTCTTGGCGATCCAGGCCGTCCCGAGATTTGCAATGTTTTCACTTATCATCGCAAATTTAATCCGGGTGAGACCGCTGAAATCGAAAAAGATTGCAAGAGCGGAAAATTGGGCTGTGTCGCCTGCAAGAAGAATCTGGCTGCGAAACTCGCCGACTACCTGGCGCCATTTCAGGAAAAAAGGCGTTATTTCGAGCAGCATGAAGATGAAGTGCGCGACATCATCAAAGATGGCACGGCGCGCGCGAGAAACGTGGCGGCTGAAACCATGGACAAGGTTCACCAAGCGATGAAAATTGGATAA
- a CDS encoding HNH endonuclease — protein sequence MSLLNGNVLVLNQSFEPMSVTSVRKAIILVYLGKAEMVEKNCEFVHSVNEEFPLPSIVRIKRYIHVPRKRIILTRKNIMRRDNHRCQYCGRKDVGLTIDHVIPKVRGGPDTWENLVCACVHCNNKKGNRTPEEAGMTLLHEPKRPNHIFFIRYTAGRIDKRWKPYLFMN from the coding sequence ATGAGTCTGCTAAATGGAAATGTACTGGTCTTGAACCAAAGCTTCGAGCCAATGAGCGTGACCAGCGTTCGCAAGGCAATTATTTTGGTCTATCTCGGAAAGGCGGAAATGGTGGAAAAGAATTGCGAGTTCGTCCATTCTGTCAACGAAGAATTTCCGTTGCCGAGCATTGTTCGTATCAAGCGCTATATTCATGTTCCGAGAAAGCGCATTATTCTGACGCGGAAAAATATCATGCGACGGGACAATCATCGGTGTCAGTATTGCGGCAGAAAAGATGTGGGACTGACAATCGATCATGTAATTCCCAAAGTCCGCGGCGGACCCGATACCTGGGAAAATTTGGTGTGCGCTTGCGTGCATTGCAATAACAAAAAAGGAAATCGTACGCCGGAAGAGGCGGGCATGACTTTGCTGCATGAGCCGAAAAGGCCGAATCACATCTTTTTTATCAGATACACGGCCGGAAGAATTGACAAACGTTGGAAGCCTTATTTGTTTATGAATTGA
- a CDS encoding Trm112 family protein — protein MLSKELQEVLACPKCKGELEYNQKEEKLICHKCRLKFAIKDDIPIMLIDEAEKF, from the coding sequence ATGTTGAGCAAAGAATTACAAGAAGTTTTAGCTTGTCCAAAATGCAAAGGCGAATTAGAATACAATCAAAAAGAAGAAAAACTTATCTGCCACAAATGTCGGTTGAAGTTCGCAATTAAAGATGATATTCCTATCATGTTGATTGATGAGGCGGAAAAGTTTTAG